The Desulfovibrio piger DNA segment CTTGTCCTGATCCACGGGCGTGAAGCCCAGCTGGGGCAGGTTGCGCATGATCTTGCTCATGGCCAGGAAGCGCGGCACATACTGCACGGTCTCGGGCCGCAGGCGGGCTTTTTCGTCCAGCTTGTGGTTGCGTTCCACCACTTCGTAGAAATTCCGGGCGCCCGTCCCTTCCTTGGCCCGGCTCATCTTGCCCTCACCGGCATTGTAGGCGGCGATGGCCGTGGGCCAGTCGCGGAAGTCCCCGTACAGTTTCTGGAGATAGTCGGCGGCGGCTTCGGTGGCGCGGTAGGGGTCCAGGCGCTCGTCCAGCCACCAGTCCTGGGTCAGGCCGTATTTCATACCGGTATAGGGCATGAACTGCCAGGCGCCCAGCGCCCCCACGCGGGATTCCGCATCGGGACGGTAGCCGCTCTCCACCAGGGCCAGATAGGCCAGTTCCTCAGGCATGCCGCGCGAACGGAAGACCTTGCGGGCATAGCCCAGATAGGGCTCGGCATTGCGGGAAAAGACACTCATGGTCCCGCGCCCCTTGCGCAGGAAGTGCTTGTATTGCAGGACGACGTCCGGCATGGAGGCCTTGTGGATGTCGCGGTCGATGCGGGCCGTGTTCTGGAAGGCGGCCAGTTCCGTGGGGGTCAAAGGCTCGCCGCCCTCGTCGCCGGGGATGATGAGGGACGGCATGGAAAGGGGCTGTCCTTTTTTCTGTTTGCTGCCGCAGCCGCCTGCCAGCAACAGACAGAAGGCCAGAATACAAAGCACCCCCAGACGTGCGCGGCCCCTGCCGGACCAATCAGGAAAGAACATGCTTACTCCCGTGCCCCCGGCTTGCCATGTGCCGGGAAGCTGCGTACACAAAAACGGATCGGGACCTCTTCCCGGTCCCTCCCAGTAACAACGCCCCCAATCATGGAGACGCCATGAATCAAACTTCCGAGACCCCGCTCCTGCCGGGCATGAAGCCCGTGCTGGAACTTTTGCGGACCGACCCGCAACGCATCGACCTCGTCTTTTGCAAAAAAGGCCTGCGTACCCGGGATGCCCAGGACGTGCAGCAGCTGTGCCGCCAGAGCGGCGTGCGCTTCAGTCTGGTGGATCAGGCGGCCCTGGACAGGCTCTGCCGCGAGGCCGCCCAGCAGAACGGCAACGATGCCGCGCCGCTCAACCATCAGGGCGTGGTGGCGCGCCTGACGGCCACGGATTTCCGTGATCTGGCGGACGTGCTGCAGGCCGCGGCCGAAGCGCCCCTGCCGCTGGTGGTGGCCCTGGACCAGGTCCAGGATCCGGGCAATGTAGGCACCCTGTGCCGCACCCTGTATGCCCTGGGCGGCGCGGGCGTGATCCTGCCCCGCCACAACAGCGCCTATCTGGGCCCTGCGGCCCATCGTGCGGCTGCCGGGGCCCTGGAACGCCTGCCCGTGGCCCGGGTGACCAACCTGGCCCATGCGCTGGACGAAGCCGAAGAGGCGGGGTTCAGCATCTACGGCGCGGGCTGCGGCCCTGACGCCGCCGACGCGTTCGAACACGCCATGCAGCTGCCCGCCGTGCTGGTGCTGGGCAATGAAGACAAGGGCCTGCGCCCCGGTGTGGCCAAACGCTGCGGCCGGATGCTGCGCATCCCGCTGGCGCGCAAATTCGATTCGCTCAACGTGGCCCAGGCAGGCGCCATCCTGCTGGGTCTGGCCGCCATGCGCCGCCAGGGATAACAAAAACAAGCCCCTGCGCCGCATGCTGGGGGAAAAATAGCTTGGCCGCCAACATGCGTCAACAGGAAAGGCCGTCGGCAGCGCGGCCGGCAAGGGAGTTCCCCCGGGAGCTCCCTTGTTTTTTGGGCTGCCGCCGGAAGAGCCCCT contains these protein-coding regions:
- a CDS encoding TrmH family RNA methyltransferase; protein product: MNQTSETPLLPGMKPVLELLRTDPQRIDLVFCKKGLRTRDAQDVQQLCRQSGVRFSLVDQAALDRLCREAAQQNGNDAAPLNHQGVVARLTATDFRDLADVLQAAAEAPLPLVVALDQVQDPGNVGTLCRTLYALGGAGVILPRHNSAYLGPAAHRAAAGALERLPVARVTNLAHALDEAEEAGFSIYGAGCGPDAADAFEHAMQLPAVLVLGNEDKGLRPGVAKRCGRMLRIPLARKFDSLNVAQAGAILLGLAAMRRQG